The proteins below are encoded in one region of Ostrea edulis chromosome 3, xbOstEdul1.1, whole genome shotgun sequence:
- the LOC125677442 gene encoding uncharacterized protein LOC125677442, with protein sequence MGISFIVYIRRTEHRFIVKLASMKFLLLIASVILSGSPIEACDIEGVLKCWTESSVPEISKKFASSELLKTLNAQYAADEYCSAQEKLDRCMQAFKDKCQSVDTLSLDTIISAGKFLCTKGKQDFINHFHCLMSRSFQNNTLSCMNDIMELVQNVSEAQANGYDISHQKCSAAEEAFTCIEGKTQMSCGDAAKEFVHHYLEATIQPLMKGVTCNHSHSPNEYPTTNGHQNNKHCTKYCYKYPETSITPVLESTKIEMDEWCTANCKLGNCPENLCTCDCQVPTQVLVCEPVQSKFAAEEDGATWCHNTCTAGHCPEEYCKCHILYSLPRPITSGWR encoded by the exons TGCTGATAGCATCTGTTATTTTATCAG GGAGCCCTATAGAAGCCTGTGATATTGAAGGTGTCCTGAAATGCTGGACCGAGTCCTCTGTACCAGAAATTTCTAAGAAATTTGCGTCATCAGAACTGTTAAAGACCCTGAATGCTCAATATGCCGCAGATGAATACTGCAG CGCCCAGGAGAAACTTGACCGTTGCATGCAAGCGTTCAAAGACAAATGTCAGTCCGTGGACACCTTGTCTTTAGACACCATTATATCTGCAGGAAAATTTCTGTGCACAAAGGGAAAACAAG atttcatTAATCATTTCCACTGTCTGATGTCCAgatcatttcaaaacaatactcTGTCATGTATGAATGACATCATGGAACTAGTCCAAAACGTTAGCGAGGCCCAGGCTAATGGTTATGACATTTCGCATCAAAAATGCAG CGCGGCAGAGGAGGCGTTTACCTGTATAGAAGGGAAAACTCAAATGTCATGTGGAGATGCGGCAAAAGAGTTTGTTCATCACTACCTAGAAGCGACCATCCAGCCACTGATGAAAGGTGTAACCTGCAATCACA GCCACTCTCCTAATGAATACCCTACTACAAATGGACATCAGAATAATAAACATTGTACGAAATACTGTTATAAATACCCGGAAACATCGATCACTCCCGTTTTGGAAAGTACCAAAATAGAAATGGATGAATGGTGCACAGCGAATTGCAAACTGGGCAATTGTCCTGAGAATTTGTGTACCTGTGATTGCCAAGTTCCCACGCAGGTTCTCGTGTGTGAGCCAGTCCAATCAAAATTTGCTGCCGAGGAGGACGGCGCCACCTGGTGTCATAACACATGCACAGCTGGTCATTGTCCAGAGGAATACTGTAAATGTCATATTCTGTATAGCCTCCCTAGACCTATTACAAGTGGTTGGAGGTGA
- the LOC125677260 gene encoding mucin-2-like isoform X2, with amino-acid sequence MGDIRLLSLVLIGSGILGVRGLQCDLAGSLQCVATYSSVSKFKFSSNTEDFQGNITDLVSDTCLKLEDLYECVGDKLLGCAPQYRLIYETTLSSGRFMCRSGKQGFIDNFRCLVSHNLQNHSISCGGKIITVIRDIFSNPATILPDLASRADELCIRANDTLKCVVKSTSTGCGTSAVTFIQQYMESFISPLKSFFSCVDEMEEPYSYKTTTENAPYVADSKYLNGHHDSAASADTKTNNPPLVESDPTSGRGISKPEPMENFRKAGKTSGKVDQESTHHLQNTAKLRKVRHREVVSRVQSESDFPVNLDSKLDKRTNGKSSSMPGVIQSHLDIFPTPAKTPEPQQHQENLSITESALPETVEPERTFPNQPHDPMTEVNVEPKPEQPEQPNPVPEPHEEPTGTPELALPEPTQQKPTSDTIVQHSSRIVSTPHPRPKETVTPEPDEPLPEAEEYSPTTRQNTRTTPDPRTTQSANQRSSNFPPKEHSTAIPHTTLIKTTPLPSTRSVDNKHTHRWNNRQTNVNESGPKVIRVRVPIRLQTQSLSSTTTTIAPVVIAKISRTCKKYCFRFRNSSSFTKRQKQQYDILCDNTCRAGKCPSRVCSRSCGCPRTLMCRYTGPRRRWAGDHWCNNLCRSGSPLCRRTHCDCHYA; translated from the exons ATGGGAGATATAAGGCTTTTATCATTAGTCTTGATTGGTAGCG GTATCCTCGGAGTTAGAGGACTACAGTGCGACTTGGCTGGTTCCCTCCAGTGTGTGGCGACTTATTCATCGGTATCCAAATTCAAATTTTCCTCCAACACAGAAGATTTCCAGGGAAATATAACAGATCTTGTTAGCGATACATGTCT GAAACTCGAAGATCTCTATGAATGTGTCGGGGACAAACTTCTGGGATGTGCACCACAGTATCGTCTAATTTACGAAACCACTTTGTCCTCTGGACGATTCATGTGTAGGAGCGGCAAACAAG GTTTCATCGACAACTTTAGATGCTTGGTTTCACACAATTTGCAGAACCATTCAATCAGCTGTGGCGGCAAAATTATAACTGTTATCAGAGATATATTCTCCAATCCAGCCACTATTTTGCCCGATCTAGCATCCAGAGCAGACGAGCTCTGCAT AAGGGCAAACGATACACTGAAATGTGTCGTCAAGTCCACGAGCACTGGCTGCGGAACCAGTGCAGTGACCTTCATCCAGCAATACATGGAGTCTTTTATTTCTCCTCTCAAATCTTTCTTTTCCTGTGTAGATGAAATGGAAG AACCATATTCCTACAAAACCACGACCGAAAATGCTCCATATGTGGCAGACTCCAAATATCTTAATGGTCATCACGATTCAGCAGCTTCAGCAGACACGAAAACTAATAACCCGCCTCTGGTTGAATCGGACCCAACCTCTGGACGTGGTATATCGAAACCAGAGCCAATGGAAAATTTTCGAAAGGCAGGCAAGACATCAGGGAAAGTAGATCAAGAATCTACACATCACTTACAAAACACAGCAAAACTCAGAAAAGTCAGACATCGAGAGGTGGTATCCAGAGTCCAATCAGAATCAGATTTTCCTGTTAATTTAGATTCCAAACTTGATAAACGCACTAATGGGAAATCCTCGTCAATGCCAGGCGTGATACAGTCTCACCTCGATATTTTTCCAACACCGGCCAAGACACCTGAACCACAGCAACATCAAGAGAACTTATCAATCACTGAATCAGCGTTACCAGAAACTGTTGAACCAGAACGCACTTTCCCTAATCAGCCACATGATCCAATGACAGAAGTAAATGTTGAACCTAAACCCGAACAGCCTGAGCAACCGAACCCAGTACCTGAACCGCACGAAGAACCTACAGGTACACCCGAACTGGCACTACCTGAACCGACTCAACAAAAACCAACATCGGACACAATTGTTCAACACAGCTCGCGTATCGTGTCAACTCCTCATCCAAGACCCAAGGAAACAGTAACTCCTGAGCCAGATGAACCTTTGCCTGAAGCAGAAGAATACAGTCCGACTACAAGACAGAATACACGAACCACACCCGATCCCCGAACAACACAATCAGCAAATCAGAGATCCTCAAATTTCCCACCCAAAGAGCATAGTACTGCGATACCACATACCACTCTGATCAAAACAACGCCTCTTCCAAGTACCAGAAGTGTAgataacaaacacacacacaggtGGAATAACAGACAAACGAATGTTAATGAATCTGGACCAAAAGTGATCCGTGTACGTGTTCCTATTCGTTTACAGACACAGTCTTTATCAAGCACAACAACTACGATAGCTCCAGTAGTTATAGCCAAAATATCACGAACATGTAAGAAGTACTGCTTCCGTTTCCGAAACTCTAGCAGTTTTACAAAGCGTCAGAAACAACAATACGACATATTGTGTGATAACACTTGTCGTGCAGGGAAGTGTCCGAGCAGGGTATGTTCCAGGTCATGTGGCTGTCCCAGGACCTTGATGTGCCGTTATACGGGTCCAAGAAGGCGCTGGGCCGGAGACCACTGGTGTAATAACCTATGTCGAAGCGGCTCGCCTCTGTGTCGACGAACTCATTGTGATTGTCATTATGCCTAA
- the LOC125677260 gene encoding mucin-2-like isoform X1 — protein MEVCFQIFKLFYLHVGILGVRGLQCDLAGSLQCVATYSSVSKFKFSSNTEDFQGNITDLVSDTCLKLEDLYECVGDKLLGCAPQYRLIYETTLSSGRFMCRSGKQGFIDNFRCLVSHNLQNHSISCGGKIITVIRDIFSNPATILPDLASRADELCIRANDTLKCVVKSTSTGCGTSAVTFIQQYMESFISPLKSFFSCVDEMEEPYSYKTTTENAPYVADSKYLNGHHDSAASADTKTNNPPLVESDPTSGRGISKPEPMENFRKAGKTSGKVDQESTHHLQNTAKLRKVRHREVVSRVQSESDFPVNLDSKLDKRTNGKSSSMPGVIQSHLDIFPTPAKTPEPQQHQENLSITESALPETVEPERTFPNQPHDPMTEVNVEPKPEQPEQPNPVPEPHEEPTGTPELALPEPTQQKPTSDTIVQHSSRIVSTPHPRPKETVTPEPDEPLPEAEEYSPTTRQNTRTTPDPRTTQSANQRSSNFPPKEHSTAIPHTTLIKTTPLPSTRSVDNKHTHRWNNRQTNVNESGPKVIRVRVPIRLQTQSLSSTTTTIAPVVIAKISRTCKKYCFRFRNSSSFTKRQKQQYDILCDNTCRAGKCPSRVCSRSCGCPRTLMCRYTGPRRRWAGDHWCNNLCRSGSPLCRRTHCDCHYA, from the exons ATGGAagtttgttttcaaatcttTAAACTGTTCTATCTACATGTAGGTATCCTCGGAGTTAGAGGACTACAGTGCGACTTGGCTGGTTCCCTCCAGTGTGTGGCGACTTATTCATCGGTATCCAAATTCAAATTTTCCTCCAACACAGAAGATTTCCAGGGAAATATAACAGATCTTGTTAGCGATACATGTCT GAAACTCGAAGATCTCTATGAATGTGTCGGGGACAAACTTCTGGGATGTGCACCACAGTATCGTCTAATTTACGAAACCACTTTGTCCTCTGGACGATTCATGTGTAGGAGCGGCAAACAAG GTTTCATCGACAACTTTAGATGCTTGGTTTCACACAATTTGCAGAACCATTCAATCAGCTGTGGCGGCAAAATTATAACTGTTATCAGAGATATATTCTCCAATCCAGCCACTATTTTGCCCGATCTAGCATCCAGAGCAGACGAGCTCTGCAT AAGGGCAAACGATACACTGAAATGTGTCGTCAAGTCCACGAGCACTGGCTGCGGAACCAGTGCAGTGACCTTCATCCAGCAATACATGGAGTCTTTTATTTCTCCTCTCAAATCTTTCTTTTCCTGTGTAGATGAAATGGAAG AACCATATTCCTACAAAACCACGACCGAAAATGCTCCATATGTGGCAGACTCCAAATATCTTAATGGTCATCACGATTCAGCAGCTTCAGCAGACACGAAAACTAATAACCCGCCTCTGGTTGAATCGGACCCAACCTCTGGACGTGGTATATCGAAACCAGAGCCAATGGAAAATTTTCGAAAGGCAGGCAAGACATCAGGGAAAGTAGATCAAGAATCTACACATCACTTACAAAACACAGCAAAACTCAGAAAAGTCAGACATCGAGAGGTGGTATCCAGAGTCCAATCAGAATCAGATTTTCCTGTTAATTTAGATTCCAAACTTGATAAACGCACTAATGGGAAATCCTCGTCAATGCCAGGCGTGATACAGTCTCACCTCGATATTTTTCCAACACCGGCCAAGACACCTGAACCACAGCAACATCAAGAGAACTTATCAATCACTGAATCAGCGTTACCAGAAACTGTTGAACCAGAACGCACTTTCCCTAATCAGCCACATGATCCAATGACAGAAGTAAATGTTGAACCTAAACCCGAACAGCCTGAGCAACCGAACCCAGTACCTGAACCGCACGAAGAACCTACAGGTACACCCGAACTGGCACTACCTGAACCGACTCAACAAAAACCAACATCGGACACAATTGTTCAACACAGCTCGCGTATCGTGTCAACTCCTCATCCAAGACCCAAGGAAACAGTAACTCCTGAGCCAGATGAACCTTTGCCTGAAGCAGAAGAATACAGTCCGACTACAAGACAGAATACACGAACCACACCCGATCCCCGAACAACACAATCAGCAAATCAGAGATCCTCAAATTTCCCACCCAAAGAGCATAGTACTGCGATACCACATACCACTCTGATCAAAACAACGCCTCTTCCAAGTACCAGAAGTGTAgataacaaacacacacacaggtGGAATAACAGACAAACGAATGTTAATGAATCTGGACCAAAAGTGATCCGTGTACGTGTTCCTATTCGTTTACAGACACAGTCTTTATCAAGCACAACAACTACGATAGCTCCAGTAGTTATAGCCAAAATATCACGAACATGTAAGAAGTACTGCTTCCGTTTCCGAAACTCTAGCAGTTTTACAAAGCGTCAGAAACAACAATACGACATATTGTGTGATAACACTTGTCGTGCAGGGAAGTGTCCGAGCAGGGTATGTTCCAGGTCATGTGGCTGTCCCAGGACCTTGATGTGCCGTTATACGGGTCCAAGAAGGCGCTGGGCCGGAGACCACTGGTGTAATAACCTATGTCGAAGCGGCTCGCCTCTGTGTCGACGAACTCATTGTGATTGTCATTATGCCTAA